From a region of the Kwoniella mangroviensis CBS 8507 chromosome 1 map unlocalized Ctg01, whole genome shotgun sequence genome:
- a CDS encoding acetyl-CoA carboxylase, biotin carboxylase subunit, with protein sequence MKAISRRLPSGAVIPLITRSRILPTYIRTHRQYRQISSLQFTIPSSSSSSSHPPNLVTTTSPAKPHFKKILIANRGEIACRIVRTARKLGVKTVAVFSEADKGCIHVQMADEANCIGPAPSSESYLNIDKILAVATATGAEAIHPGYGFLSESSVFAERIKDAGLVFIGPPTSAIKSMGSKRESKEIMTAAGVPCVPGYHGADQSPSALLKGAEQTAYPLLIKPTHGGGGKGMRIVRDPKSFEDELISAKREAIKSFSNDEVLLERWLEKPRHVEVQVFADTFGNTVALAERDCSVQRRHQKIIEEAPAPGLSPELKKDFAEKAVAAVKAVNYVGAGTVEFIMDAETGEYFFMEMNTRLQVEHPVTEMVTGIDLVEWQLSVAAGNSLPLTQDQIPCNGHAFEARIYAERPESNFLPDAGRLLHTKAPVNVPHRLETGFWEGDEISSYYDPMISKLIVHGPDRSSALSLLRSALGEYQVVGPSTNIEFLKSVAGHEVFASGPVETSFVPTYQTDLFPPRHIPTEVLAQAALYLTLRSENAHQVLSDGPWSRLVNRRFGDEVIKEYKIDDHLIKLKYVDQGYMISIDSEYWINIPSSQLNQEGIELISEIENDHVRSTIIPVASSGHGHGRSGEEKLHIFASSSHYIVTHQPTLLEDPSLSTSTSNGNNQDKLVSPMPATVVEVKVKSGDEVRENQVLVVLGSMKMEISIRASKDGVVGEVNVEKGKVVQEGEVLVELAKQ encoded by the exons ATGAAAGCCATCTCACGCCGACTTCCCTCGGGGGCtgtcattcctctcatcaccaGGTCAAGGATCTTACCGACCTACATCCGAACGCATAGACAATATAGACAAATCTCCTCCCTGCAGTTTacaatcccttcttcttcttcttcctcatctcatccgcCCAATCTGGTCACTACTACCTCACCCGCCAAGCCTCACTTCAAGAAGATCCTCATTGCTAATAG AGGTGAAATAGCATGTCGTATCGTCCGAACTGCCCGAAAACTAGGAGTAAAGACCGTAGCAGTGTTCAGTGAGGCTGATAAGGGCTGCATACATGTACAAATG GCAGACGAAGCTAATTGTATCGGACCAGCACCAAGCTCCGAGAGCTAT CTGAATATCGATAAGATATTGGCAGTAGCTACAGCGACAGGAGCAGAG GCGATTCATCCGGGATACGGATTCTTATCTGAGTCTTCAGTTTTCGCAGAACGGATCAAAGATGCTGGTTTGGTATTCATTGGACCTCCCACATCAGCGATAAAGAGTATGGGATCGAAAAGGGAGAGTAAGGAAATCATGACTG CTGCTGGCGTACCTTGTGTACC TGGATATCACGGTGCCGACCAGTCCCCCTCTGCTCTCTTAAAAGGAGCCGAGCAAACAGCTTATCCCCTCCTTATCAAACCTACTCACGGAGGAGGTGGCAAGGGTATGAGGATCGTCAGAGATCCAAAATcgtttgaagatgaattgatctCAGCTAAAAGAGAAGCTATAAAATCATTTTCGAACGATGAAGTATTACTGGAAAGGTGGTTGGAGAAACCTAGACATGTCGAAGTTCAGGTTTTCGCGGATACATTTGGAAATACGGTGGCTCTGGCTGAGAGGGATTGTTCAGTTCAAAGAAGGCATCAAA AGATAATCGAAGAAGCTCCTGCACCTGGACTGAGTCCTGAGCTCAAGAAGGATTTCGCAGAGAAAGCTGTGGCTGCTGTCAAAGCGGTCAATTA CGTTGGAGCAGGAACAGTCGAGTTTATCATGGATGCTGAAACTGGGGAATACTTCTTCATGGAAAT GAATACCCGATTACAAGTAGA ACATCCTGTCACAGAGATGGTCACTGGTATTGACCTGGTTGAATGGCAATTATCC GTGGCAGCTGGAAATTCACTACCGTTGACTCAAGACCAGATACCTTGCAATGGTCATGCATTCGAGGCTAGGATCTACGCTGAGAGACCCGAATC CAATTTCTTGCCTGATGCTGGAAGGCTGCTCCATACCAAGGCACCCGTCAACGTACCTCACCGACTGGAGACGGGTTTCTGGGAAGGCGATGAGATCAGTTCGTACTACGATCccatg ATCTCCAAGCTTATCGTTCATGGACCCGATCGATCGTCTGCCCTTTCGCTCCTCCGCTCAGCGCTAGGTGAATATCAAGTTGTAGGCCCCTCGACCAATATAGAGTTCCTCAAATCAGTAGCGGGTCACGAAGTCTTCGCAAGCGGTCCTGTGGAGACTAGTTTTGTTCCT ACGTACCAGACCGACCTCTTTCCCCCACGTCATATCCCCACTGAAGTACTGGCTCAAGCTGCCCTCTACCTTACTCTTAGATCTGAAAATGCCCATCAAGTACTAAGTGATGGTCCATGGTCTAGACTAGTTAATCGACGTtttggtgatgaggtgatcaaAGAATACAAGATAGATGATCACCTGATCAAACTCAAATATGTCGATCAAGGATATATGATCAGTATAGATTCGGAATATTGGATTAATATCCCATCAAGTCAATTGAACCAGGAAGGAATAGAATTGATCAGTGAGATTGAAAATGATCATGTGAGATCGACAATTATTCCCGTTGCCTCAAGcggacatggacatggtagaagtggagaagagaaattgcATATATTTGCGTCTTCTTCACATTACATCGTAACTCATCAACCTACTTTACTTGAAGATCCATCTCTATCCACATCTACTTCTAACGGAAATAACCAAGATAAGCTTGTATCGCCTATGCCAGCTACGGTTGTAGAAGTGAAAGTAAAGTCTGGAGACGAGGTGAGAGAGAATCAAGTGCTGGTAGTGCTAGGAAgtatgaagatggaaatatCCATTAGAGCATCCAAAGATGGAGTTGTCGGTGAAGTGAATgtggagaaaggaaaggtcgttcaggaaggtgaagtatTGGTCGAGTTGGCGAAGCAATAA
- a CDS encoding mitochondrial 37S ribosomal protein uS15m translates to MSFALPSIRSGYSPSAVAGPSRLRSFSTSQVHSVSKRKLIAKRRKAANLELQASKVIKPESIDPVLGRVNYRAPSSRTLFAQAQSSSFSGTGITSSSLPPKPENEWDNSKLKGVLLNYDEIAYSPPPNYTQGERPKHLLPGISKADEDLLFGALPHISTELSYSTSNNRSGNGSEIAVEEEQNKQSEMLMRILDLRNSSKSAVNVLNRQRVIDAFGQGKDTGSSRVQAALLTSKIHNLLSHTVQNPKDTSNKRSLRLLVQERARHLKYFKRTNSKEDYDHLLADLGLESGAVEGKLKFAF, encoded by the exons ATGTCATTCGCCCTCCCTTCTATCCGCTCCGGCTACTCCCCTTCGGCAGTAGCAGGTCCCTCTCGACTTCGATCATTCTCCACCTCCCAAGTCCACAGCGTATCAAAGCGTAAGCTCATCGCTAAAAGACGTAAAGCCGCCAACCTCGAACTTCAAGCTTCTAAAGTAATCAAACCCGAGTCGATCGATCCAGTACTAGGAAGAGTCAACTATAGAGCTCCATCTTCACGTACACTATTtgctcaagctcaatcttcatcatttagCGGAACTGGAATTACGAGTTCGAGTTTACCTCCTAAACCAGAGAACGAATGGGATAACTCAAAGCTCAAGGGAGTTTTATTGAACTACGATGAAATCGCTTATTCACCTCCACCGAATTATACCCAAGGGGAAAGACCAAAACACTTGTTACCTGGTATAAGTAAAGCGGATGAAGATCTTTTATTCGGAGCTTTACCTCATATCTCGACTGAATTGAGTTATTCAACTTCGAATAACCGTAGTGGTAACGGAAGTGAGATAGcagtagaggaagaacagaatAAACAATCTGAGATGCTCATGAGGATATTAGATTTGAGAAACTCCTCGAAATCAGCTGTGAACGTTTTAAACAGACAGAGGGTGATTGATGCCTTTGGACAAGGAAAAGATACGGGTAGTTCAAGagtacaag CCGCCCTACTCACTTCCAAAATCCATAATCTACTCTCTCACACGGTCCAAAATCCTAAAGACACCTCCAACAAGCGATCTTTGAGGTTGCTCGTACAAGAACGAGCAAGACATTTGAAATACTTCAAAAGGACAAATTCAAAAGAGGACTATGATCACTTATTGGCCGATTTGGGATTAGAATCAGGTGCCGTAGAAGGAAAATTGAAATTTGCTTTTTAG